From Triticum aestivum cultivar Chinese Spring unplaced genomic scaffold, IWGSC CS RefSeq v2.1 scaffold132540, whole genome shotgun sequence:
GTCGGCACGCCGAGGTTGAGCTTTAGCAGGTTGAGTACGTTGCCGCACGCCTTCAGCTTCAGTGTATTGATCGAGCAGGTGCCGCTGCTGCTTCCGGTCGTCGGAGGGGTCGGGACCGGGACGACCGGCGGGGGCACGGCGATCGGCGGGGCTGGCATTGGGACGGCCGGTGTGTTGCCGCAGTACGACCCGCAGCCATGCGTGGCTGCCACGAGGACCAGGTTCAGGGCGAGGAAGAGGCGACCTTGGACGGGGCCATTGCTATGTTAATGAGGCAAGAAGCCAGCTAGAGTGTACTGGCTAGGCTTGTGGCTGAGGTAGTTGGGCTTGCTAGCTTGTGATGCTTTTTTTGGTTTGCATGGGGCGGTATTTATATGCTtcgatatactccctccgatctcaaatataagtctttttagagattccaacaagtgattacgtacagagcaaaatgagtgagaatatgcacttcaaaatatgtctacaCACATtcatatgttgtagtccatttaaaatgtctaaaaagacttatatttaggaacggagggagtagtgtacATAGTGCAACAAGTGCAAGCACGTCATGATATATCGAGTTTGACTCTTGCCGTAATTTGCGAAAAATATGTACAACCACTAGTGTACCATTATTGGAGCTTAATTTGTTTGCTAACGAGCAAAAACCATAGACCTGCGTCATGAGGTATGTTTGATGGGTTTGCAAATTTAGCTGTAATCTTGAGGGCATACGTAGGATAGGAGAAAGGAATATATATGCATGGCAGCGCTACGAGCTGGCACATAACCTGAGCTTGAGGGTCATGGGAGGAAAATATAGGAGATTACGATGTGGCCATGCATGCACATGCAAGCTACTAGCAGCGCAGAGATGTCTACTATACGTTTCGTACTCTAGTTTATTATATACTGGCTCGTTGGCACGCATGACACATACGCTACAACTAGCTGTCTAATTATTAGTTAATTGTCCCCAATGGGCAGTGGTTGTGCTGGCAAACAATTTCAatatggacaaagggaattacactGTTGTAGTAGCTAGTTTACAATGTCGCCGGAAAAAAAAACAAGCTTACAATATTCATGTGATGGAACTAGGCTGCTGTGTGAACAAGGGCGCGTGAAGAAATTACTAATTTTCTATTTTTCAATTGtctataatatttttatatttcaGTCATCTTTCAATCTTTGGATCAACACCTACACTTATCGTACTTTCCGGCAAAAATGCGCACATTGAGTACTAAACTTTTATGTTAGGTAATAGTATGCCATTTTAGGTAATCAATACCTTAAAAGTATTAGAACACTTGAGATTTAGTAAAAGTGAAATCATATGCTCTCTACTCATGGAAATGCTGTATGCCGCTATTGAGCTTCTTGTCTAGGTAAAATAAATGAGTGCATTGTTTGTTGTATGCAAAGACCCACACTGTGTTTAGTCTGTAGCAAACTTACTAATTACTAGTTTATACAAGGATGAATCTAGCTTTATTTTTCGATGGGCTAATTTGTAGCTAACAAATTTCTAGTGCATGCAAGGATGAATGAGTCATCCTATTAAGCATTTTATGCGAAGGATAGTGGGCACTGGCCTTGACAGATCATTTCATTTTTTGGCGGGAAGCCTTGACAC
This genomic window contains:
- the LOC123177528 gene encoding cortical cell-delineating protein-like, with protein sequence MTLKLSNGPVQGRLFLALNLVLVAATHGCGSYCGNTPAVPMPAPPIAVPPPVVPVPTPPTTGSSSGTCSINTLKLKACGNVLNLLKLNLGVPTSEDCCPLLGGLADLDAAVCLYTAIKANVLGIKLNVPVDLVLLLNQCGKTCPADFTCPS